Proteins co-encoded in one Marinobacter qingdaonensis genomic window:
- a CDS encoding AzlD family protein, whose protein sequence is MSIETTGMGIVGIVLLMVVVTLATRWGGVYVMSIAPISARVRQFINAMSASVLVALIAPMALTGDVATRVALCATAALMLAVNKPLPAIAVGVVAAALVRQL, encoded by the coding sequence ATGAGCATTGAAACCACTGGCATGGGCATCGTAGGCATCGTCCTACTGATGGTGGTTGTCACACTGGCGACCCGATGGGGTGGGGTCTATGTGATGTCAATCGCGCCCATCAGCGCTCGAGTCCGGCAATTCATCAACGCCATGTCGGCATCGGTACTGGTCGCACTCATTGCGCCCATGGCCCTGACCGGCGATGTCGCCACTCGAGTCGCCCTGTGCGCCACCGCAGCCCTCATGCTGGCAGTGAACAAGCCATTGCCCGCCATAGCTGTGGGGGTTGTGGCCGCCGCCCTGGTCAGGCAGCTGTAA
- a CDS encoding ABC transporter ATP-binding protein, which translates to MTIDARNIGFRYGEQPVLKEVSFTLTAGRFHALLGPNGAGKSTLFGLLTRLLALQQGDLLLAGRSLKQHPAEAMRQLGVVFQQNALDLDLTVRQNLHYHAALHGLSRRTARARSQRELERFGLLERADDAVRQLNGGHRRRVEIARALLHQPSILLLDEATAGLDIASRNALNSHVRDLCAQDGLTVLWATHLIEEVRNDDRVLILHRGQLLADGDGHRLCAEQGSGDLATTFHTLTGAG; encoded by the coding sequence ATGACCATTGACGCCCGCAACATCGGTTTCCGCTACGGCGAGCAGCCGGTGCTGAAGGAGGTCAGCTTCACTCTGACGGCGGGCCGCTTTCACGCGTTACTGGGCCCGAACGGCGCCGGCAAGTCCACGCTGTTCGGCCTGCTCACCCGACTGCTGGCGCTGCAGCAGGGCGACCTGCTGCTGGCCGGGCGTTCCCTGAAGCAGCACCCGGCCGAGGCCATGCGCCAGCTGGGTGTGGTGTTCCAGCAGAACGCTCTGGACCTCGATCTCACGGTGCGCCAGAACCTGCATTATCACGCCGCTCTGCACGGTCTGTCGCGCCGAACCGCGCGCGCCCGCAGCCAGCGCGAACTGGAACGCTTTGGCCTGCTGGAGCGGGCCGACGACGCGGTGCGCCAGCTCAACGGCGGCCACCGCCGGCGGGTGGAAATTGCCCGGGCCCTGCTGCACCAGCCCAGCATCCTGCTGCTGGACGAGGCCACCGCCGGGCTCGACATCGCCAGTCGCAATGCCCTGAACAGTCACGTCCGGGACCTGTGCGCGCAGGACGGCCTGACCGTCCTCTGGGCCACCCACCTGATCGAGGAGGTGCGCAACGACGACCGGGTGCTGATCCTGCACCGGGGCCAGCTGCTGGCCGACGGCGACGGTCACCGGCTCTGTGCCGAGCAGGGCAGCGGCGACCTGGCGACGACTTTCCACACCCTCACCGGAGCCGGCTGA
- a CDS encoding YVTN family beta-propeller repeat protein translates to MTTLIKRTALAAMIGLSTPAFASLAYVSNEKDDTLSIIDTETQSVLDTINVGQRPRGILLSKDHSKLYICASDDDTVQVLDLATRKIIDTLPSGEDPEQFALHPNNKHLYIANEDDAIVTVVDVDTKDVLAQIDVGIEPEGMAVSPDGKWAVNTSETTSMLHWINTETFKIEKNIVVGQRPRHVEFTRDSKIAWASAEIGGTVHIIDVDKLEQVHEMSFKVPGVNQDRVQPVGIELTSDGKYAFVALGPSNHVAVVDAQTYEVLDYLLVGARVWQLDLDKDEKHLYTTNGVSGDVSVIDVEELKVLKSIKVGRYPWGVVIDPSS, encoded by the coding sequence ATGACCACACTGATCAAGAGAACCGCCCTGGCCGCGATGATTGGCCTGTCGACCCCGGCCTTCGCCAGTCTGGCCTACGTCTCGAACGAGAAGGACGACACCCTGTCGATCATCGACACCGAGACCCAGAGCGTGCTGGACACCATCAACGTCGGGCAGCGCCCACGGGGCATCCTGCTGTCCAAGGACCACTCCAAGCTGTACATCTGCGCCAGTGACGACGACACCGTTCAGGTGCTGGACCTGGCAACCCGGAAGATCATCGATACCCTGCCCTCGGGCGAGGACCCGGAGCAGTTCGCCCTGCACCCGAACAACAAGCACCTGTACATCGCCAACGAGGACGACGCCATCGTCACCGTGGTGGACGTGGACACCAAGGACGTCCTGGCCCAGATCGACGTGGGCATCGAGCCGGAAGGCATGGCGGTCAGCCCGGATGGCAAGTGGGCGGTGAACACCTCGGAAACCACCAGCATGCTGCACTGGATCAACACCGAGACCTTCAAGATCGAGAAGAACATCGTCGTCGGCCAGCGTCCGCGGCACGTGGAATTCACCAGGGACAGCAAGATCGCCTGGGCCTCGGCGGAGATTGGGGGCACCGTGCACATCATCGATGTCGACAAGCTGGAGCAGGTTCACGAGATGAGTTTCAAGGTGCCCGGGGTCAATCAGGACCGGGTCCAGCCGGTGGGCATCGAGCTGACCTCCGACGGCAAGTACGCCTTCGTGGCCCTCGGCCCGTCCAACCACGTGGCCGTGGTCGACGCCCAGACCTACGAGGTGCTGGATTACCTGCTGGTCGGTGCTCGGGTCTGGCAGCTCGACCTCGACAAGGACGAGAAGCACCTGTACACCACCAACGGCGTGTCCGGCGATGTCTCGGTAATTGATGTCGAGGAACTGAAGGTGCTCAAGTCGATCAAGGTCGGCCGCTACCCCTGGGGCGTGGTCATCGATCCCTCGTCATGA
- the exaC gene encoding acetaldehyde dehydrogenase ExaC, translated as MIYANPGQEGSVVSFKSRYQNYIGGEWVEPVKGQYFENITPVTGEVFCEIPRSTAEDIELALDAAHKAAPAWGKTSPTERSNILLKIADRIEANLEALAVAETWDNGKAVRETLNADIPLAADHFRYFAGCIRAQEGHMGEIDHNTVAYHFHEPLGVVGQIIPWNFPLLMAAWKLGPCLAAGNCTVLKPAEQTPASILLLMEIIGDLLPPGVLNIVNGYGIEAGQALATSKRIAKIAFTGSTPVGSHILKCAAENIIPSTVELGGKSPNIYFSDVMDAEPEFIDKCVEGVVLAFFNQGEVCTCPSRALVQEDMYEAFMQKVVERTKAIKRGNPLDTDVQVGAQASKEQFDKIMSYLEIGKQEGAEVLTGGGKEDLGVGFNDGFYIQPTLFKGDNKMRVFQEEIFGPVVGVTTFKTEEEALAIANDTEFGLGAGVWTRDTNRAYRLGRAIQAGRVWMNCYHAYPAHAAFGGYKKSGVGRETHKMALEHYQQTKNLLVSYDTNPLGFF; from the coding sequence ATGATCTACGCAAATCCCGGACAGGAAGGTTCTGTCGTTTCATTCAAATCCCGTTACCAGAATTACATCGGTGGCGAGTGGGTCGAGCCCGTGAAGGGCCAGTACTTCGAGAACATCACCCCGGTCACCGGCGAGGTGTTCTGTGAGATTCCCCGCTCCACCGCCGAAGACATCGAACTGGCCCTGGACGCCGCGCACAAGGCGGCCCCGGCCTGGGGCAAGACCTCGCCCACCGAGCGTTCCAACATCCTGCTGAAAATTGCCGATCGCATTGAGGCCAACCTCGAGGCCTTGGCCGTGGCGGAAACTTGGGACAACGGCAAGGCCGTGCGCGAGACCCTGAACGCCGACATCCCCCTGGCTGCCGACCACTTCCGGTACTTCGCCGGCTGTATCCGCGCCCAGGAAGGCCACATGGGTGAAATCGACCACAACACCGTGGCGTACCATTTCCACGAGCCGCTGGGTGTTGTGGGCCAGATCATCCCCTGGAACTTCCCGCTGCTGATGGCGGCCTGGAAACTGGGCCCCTGCCTGGCCGCCGGCAACTGCACCGTGCTCAAGCCGGCCGAGCAGACCCCGGCCAGCATCCTGCTGCTGATGGAAATCATCGGTGACCTGCTGCCGCCGGGCGTGCTCAACATCGTCAACGGCTACGGCATCGAAGCGGGCCAGGCCCTGGCCACCAGCAAGCGCATCGCCAAGATCGCCTTCACCGGCTCCACCCCGGTCGGCTCGCACATCCTCAAGTGCGCCGCGGAAAACATCATTCCGTCCACCGTGGAGCTGGGTGGCAAGTCCCCGAACATCTACTTCTCCGACGTCATGGACGCCGAGCCCGAGTTCATCGACAAGTGCGTCGAGGGTGTGGTGCTGGCGTTCTTCAACCAGGGCGAAGTGTGCACCTGTCCGTCCCGGGCCCTGGTCCAGGAAGACATGTACGAGGCCTTCATGCAGAAGGTGGTTGAGCGCACCAAGGCCATCAAGCGTGGCAACCCGCTCGACACCGACGTGCAGGTTGGCGCCCAGGCGTCCAAGGAACAGTTCGACAAGATCATGTCGTACCTGGAGATCGGCAAGCAGGAAGGTGCGGAAGTGCTGACCGGCGGTGGCAAGGAAGACCTGGGCGTTGGCTTCAACGACGGCTTCTACATCCAGCCGACCCTGTTCAAGGGCGACAACAAGATGCGCGTATTCCAGGAGGAAATCTTTGGCCCGGTGGTTGGTGTGACCACCTTCAAGACCGAGGAAGAAGCCCTGGCCATCGCCAACGACACCGAGTTCGGTCTCGGTGCCGGGGTCTGGACCCGCGACACCAACCGCGCCTACCGTCTGGGCCGCGCCATTCAGGCCGGTCGGGTGTGGATGAACTGCTACCACGCCTATCCGGCCCATGCCGCCTTCGGGGGTTACAAGAAGTCCGGCGTTGGCCGTGAAACCCACAAGATGGCACTCGAGCACTACCAGCAGACCAAGAACCTTCTGGTCAGCTACGACACCAACCCGCTGGGTTTCTTCTAA
- a CDS encoding substrate-binding periplasmic protein, with product MKNVLLVLLLMLTCATAWAQEVNDGNQLLNRPADRTYDIILESGYLKVGVYENFPPYSYAVDGEPRGIDVELGRRIAKEMGVEFRVHWITPDENLGDDLRNNVWKGHYLAKQRLADVMMRVPYDKQYAYMQDSTGEYINEQVVLFGPYQQETWQIAYDPDKLESVKTVAVFQYHPIGVEIDTLPDFYLSSGLGGRLREQVHHYRNVADAFAAMRRGEVSAVMGMRAEIDHELGKPDNARFQLAGNGFPGIGKQVWDVGMAIKHTHRQLGYALEAIVDRLVRSGDLNRLFAGLELRYSVPQYYREFLEPEALAQAAGE from the coding sequence ATGAAGAATGTCCTGTTAGTTCTGCTCCTGATGCTGACCTGTGCCACCGCTTGGGCCCAGGAAGTCAACGATGGCAACCAGCTGCTGAATCGGCCGGCCGACCGGACCTACGACATCATTCTCGAGTCCGGGTACCTCAAGGTTGGCGTCTACGAAAACTTTCCACCCTATTCCTACGCCGTTGACGGCGAGCCCCGGGGCATCGACGTCGAGTTGGGCCGACGGATCGCCAAGGAGATGGGGGTGGAGTTCCGGGTGCATTGGATCACCCCCGACGAGAACCTGGGGGACGACCTGCGCAACAACGTGTGGAAGGGCCACTACCTGGCCAAGCAGCGGCTGGCGGATGTGATGATGCGGGTGCCCTACGACAAGCAGTACGCCTACATGCAGGATTCCACCGGCGAGTACATTAACGAGCAGGTGGTGCTGTTCGGACCCTATCAGCAGGAAACCTGGCAGATCGCCTACGACCCCGACAAGCTCGAGAGCGTGAAAACCGTGGCCGTGTTCCAGTACCACCCCATCGGGGTGGAAATTGACACCCTGCCGGATTTCTACCTGAGTTCGGGCCTTGGGGGCCGCCTGCGGGAGCAGGTCCACCATTACCGCAACGTGGCCGACGCCTTTGCCGCCATGCGCCGGGGCGAGGTGAGCGCGGTCATGGGCATGCGCGCAGAGATCGATCACGAGCTGGGCAAACCCGACAACGCCCGATTCCAGTTGGCCGGTAATGGTTTCCCAGGCATCGGTAAGCAGGTCTGGGACGTTGGCATGGCCATCAAGCACACCCATCGGCAGTTGGGCTACGCCCTGGAAGCCATCGTCGACCGGCTGGTGCGCAGCGGTGACCTGAATCGCCTGTTTGCCGGGCTCGAGTTGCGGTACAGCGTGCCCCAGTACTACCGGGAATTTCTGGAGCCAGAAGCCCTGGCCCAGGCTGCTGGCGAGTAA
- a CDS encoding ABC transporter substrate-binding protein, with protein MPGCQHTRLLALILLLWFSPLAALHAESLEVRVGYIQWVPDTGPVLSNVLPEPADAGLRGAELGMADNATTGRFLGQSYLLDSRQVSSADEVTAAFDELRGQGIRLFVLRVPGPSLQALAQRDGSDDLLLVNAGAKDDHLRTTSCLPGVIHTIPSFAMLTDALGQWLNQRRWKQLFLITGPTDDDLAWASAFRRTAKRFGLKLVEDKPWTFDADLRRTAAKELPLFTQADDYDAVVVADVRGDFGEYVPFNTWLPRPVVGTQGMTPVAWHRVVENWGAAQLQNRFRELADRDMTGEDYAAWAAVRSIGTAVTELNSASASEIRSFLFSDQFQLAGFKGRKLTYRDWNGQLRQPIPLVHPRGLVAQAPFDGFLHPHNQMDTLGYDRPESQCRVH; from the coding sequence ATGCCCGGCTGCCAACACACACGACTGCTGGCCCTGATACTCCTGCTCTGGTTCAGCCCCCTGGCGGCGCTGCACGCCGAGTCGCTTGAGGTTCGGGTCGGCTACATCCAGTGGGTACCGGACACCGGCCCGGTGCTGTCAAACGTGCTTCCGGAACCGGCCGACGCCGGCTTGCGCGGCGCCGAACTCGGCATGGCCGACAACGCCACCACCGGCCGCTTTCTCGGCCAGAGCTACCTCCTGGACAGCCGGCAGGTCAGCTCCGCCGACGAGGTGACGGCGGCCTTCGACGAGCTCCGGGGCCAGGGTATCCGCCTGTTCGTACTTCGGGTTCCGGGTCCGAGCCTGCAGGCCCTGGCCCAAAGGGACGGCTCTGACGATCTGCTGCTGGTCAACGCCGGCGCCAAGGACGACCACCTGCGGACCACCTCCTGCCTGCCTGGGGTGATTCACACCATACCCAGCTTTGCCATGCTCACCGATGCCCTGGGCCAGTGGCTCAATCAGCGTCGCTGGAAGCAACTGTTTCTGATCACCGGCCCCACGGACGACGACCTGGCCTGGGCCAGCGCCTTCCGCCGCACCGCCAAACGCTTCGGCCTCAAACTGGTCGAGGACAAGCCCTGGACCTTCGACGCCGACCTGCGCCGCACCGCCGCCAAGGAACTGCCGCTGTTTACCCAGGCCGACGATTACGACGCCGTGGTAGTGGCCGACGTGCGCGGCGACTTTGGCGAGTACGTGCCCTTCAACACCTGGCTGCCACGACCGGTGGTCGGCACCCAGGGCATGACGCCGGTGGCCTGGCATCGGGTGGTGGAAAACTGGGGCGCGGCCCAATTACAGAACCGGTTTCGGGAGCTGGCCGACCGCGACATGACCGGCGAGGACTACGCCGCCTGGGCCGCGGTGCGCAGCATCGGCACCGCGGTCACCGAACTGAACAGCGCCAGCGCCAGCGAGATCCGTTCGTTCCTGTTCAGCGACCAATTCCAGCTGGCCGGATTCAAGGGCCGAAAACTGACGTATCGGGACTGGAATGGCCAACTCCGCCAACCCATCCCGTTGGTTCATCCCCGCGGGCTGGTGGCCCAGGCACCGTTCGACGGTTTCCTGCACCCGCACAACCAGATGGACACCCTGGGCTATGACCGGCCCGAAAGCCAATGTCGGGTCCACTGA
- the pedF gene encoding cytochrome c-550 PedF, with protein MTTSTSLKILVASALLLVATTLLLAAGQARGHGNVTPQDVDTGGLPELGDEVRAENPFREGNELGKFNAEAVAVGESAYAGNCAVCHGIRAMSGGLTPDLRELTVWDDEYYITRVRNGTDRGMPAWKKTLDQNAMWAIKSYVESLPKPE; from the coding sequence ATGACAACATCCACTTCACTCAAAATTCTGGTTGCCTCAGCGCTGCTGCTGGTGGCCACCACGCTGCTGCTGGCCGCCGGTCAGGCCCGCGGCCATGGCAATGTCACCCCCCAGGACGTCGACACCGGCGGCCTGCCGGAGTTGGGGGACGAGGTGCGTGCCGAGAACCCGTTCCGCGAAGGTAACGAGCTGGGCAAATTCAATGCCGAGGCCGTGGCGGTGGGTGAGAGCGCCTACGCCGGCAACTGCGCGGTGTGCCACGGCATTCGCGCCATGTCCGGCGGTCTGACCCCGGACCTGCGGGAACTGACCGTGTGGGACGACGAGTACTACATCACCCGGGTGCGCAACGGTACCGATCGCGGTATGCCAGCCTGGAAGAAAACCCTCGACCAGAACGCCATGTGGGCCATCAAGAGCTACGTGGAGTCCCTGCCGAAGCCGGAGTGA
- a CDS encoding PQQ-dependent methanol/ethanol family dehydrogenase: protein MRSNKFGTRIATSALALAVSFGAQAVTDQDIMNDDKTPGDVVTYGMGLQGQRFSTLDTLNRDNIQYLQPVWAFSFGSEKMRGQEAQPMVKDGVMYVTASYSRVYAIDVKTGEEIWQYDARLPDGIMPCCDVVNRGVALYDDKVIFGTLDAKLVALNKDTGKPMWIKKVEDYQAGYAITAAPIVVNGKVITGVSGGEFGIVGKVEAYDANTGELVWTRPTVEGHMGYVYKDGKAIENGISGGEAGKTWPGDMWKNGGAATWLGGTYDPDTNSLFFGTGNPAPWNSHLRPGDNLFSSSRLAIDPDDGSIKWHFQTTPHDGWDYDGVNELVSFDYSDNGKTVKAAATADRNGFMYVLNRENGDFIRGFPFVDKITWAEGLDPKTGRPIFTEGGRPGDPAAMDGKKGEQVLAQPAFLGGKNWMPMSYSKSTGLFYVPSNEWAMDIWNEPVSYKKGAAFLGAGFTIKPANDDYIGVLRAMDPKTGEEVWRYENTAPLWGGVMTTAGNLVLTGTPEGYLKAFDAKTGEELYKFNTGSGVVGTPVTWEMDGEQYVSVLSGWGGAVPLWGGEVAKVVKDFNQGGMVWTFKLPKDRVASN from the coding sequence ATGAGATCGAACAAGTTCGGTACCCGCATTGCGACCAGCGCCCTGGCGCTCGCGGTGTCTTTCGGGGCCCAGGCGGTCACCGACCAGGACATCATGAACGACGATAAGACACCGGGCGATGTCGTTACCTACGGCATGGGCCTGCAGGGTCAGCGGTTCAGCACCCTGGACACCCTCAACCGGGACAACATCCAGTACCTGCAACCGGTCTGGGCCTTCTCCTTCGGCAGCGAGAAAATGCGCGGCCAGGAAGCCCAGCCGATGGTCAAGGACGGTGTGATGTACGTCACCGCCTCCTATTCGCGGGTCTACGCCATCGATGTCAAAACCGGTGAGGAAATCTGGCAGTACGACGCCCGCCTGCCCGATGGCATCATGCCCTGCTGTGACGTGGTCAACCGGGGCGTGGCCCTGTACGACGACAAGGTCATCTTCGGCACCCTGGACGCCAAGCTGGTCGCCCTGAACAAGGACACCGGCAAGCCCATGTGGATCAAGAAGGTCGAAGACTACCAGGCCGGTTACGCCATCACCGCGGCGCCCATTGTCGTCAACGGCAAAGTCATCACCGGCGTGTCCGGCGGCGAGTTCGGTATTGTCGGCAAGGTCGAGGCCTATGACGCCAACACCGGTGAACTGGTCTGGACCCGGCCGACCGTTGAAGGCCACATGGGCTACGTCTACAAGGACGGCAAGGCCATCGAGAATGGCATTTCCGGCGGCGAGGCCGGCAAGACCTGGCCCGGTGATATGTGGAAAAACGGCGGCGCGGCCACCTGGCTGGGCGGCACCTACGACCCGGACACCAACTCGCTGTTCTTCGGTACCGGTAACCCGGCGCCCTGGAACTCGCACCTGCGTCCGGGTGACAACCTGTTCTCCTCTTCCCGGCTCGCCATCGATCCGGACGACGGCAGCATCAAGTGGCACTTCCAGACCACGCCCCACGACGGCTGGGACTACGACGGCGTCAACGAGCTGGTCTCGTTCGACTACAGCGACAACGGCAAGACCGTGAAGGCCGCCGCCACCGCCGACCGTAACGGCTTCATGTACGTGCTCAACCGGGAGAACGGCGACTTCATCCGCGGCTTCCCGTTCGTCGACAAGATCACCTGGGCCGAGGGCCTGGATCCCAAGACCGGTCGTCCGATCTTCACCGAGGGCGGGCGCCCGGGTGACCCGGCCGCGATGGACGGCAAGAAAGGCGAACAGGTGCTGGCGCAGCCGGCGTTCCTGGGCGGCAAGAACTGGATGCCCATGTCCTACAGCAAGAGCACCGGACTGTTCTACGTACCGTCCAACGAGTGGGCGATGGACATCTGGAACGAGCCGGTCTCCTACAAGAAGGGCGCGGCCTTCCTGGGTGCCGGTTTCACCATCAAGCCGGCTAACGATGACTACATCGGTGTGCTGCGGGCCATGGATCCGAAAACCGGTGAGGAAGTCTGGCGCTACGAGAACACCGCGCCGCTGTGGGGTGGTGTGATGACCACCGCCGGTAACCTGGTGCTGACCGGTACGCCGGAAGGCTACCTGAAGGCCTTCGACGCCAAGACCGGCGAGGAACTGTACAAGTTCAACACCGGTTCCGGGGTAGTCGGCACGCCGGTGACCTGGGAAATGGACGGCGAGCAGTACGTGTCAGTGCTGTCGGGCTGGGGCGGTGCCGTTCCCCTGTGGGGTGGTGAAGTGGCCAAGGTGGTCAAGGACTTCAACCAGGGCGGCATGGTCTGGACCTTCAAACTGCCGAAGGATCGCGTTGCATCGAACTGA
- a CDS encoding AzlC family ABC transporter permease, giving the protein MGHTDTGLHQLDRSLVWAGFKSLTPISLFVTIFGVAFGLAAKQSGMSDSLVISMSALIFSGYAQFALLDLWGAQVPLVAMLVAAVAINARHLLMGATLYPWLRHLPPLKRYGVMMVASDANWAMSMQAFSRGQPGLGLLLGGGLAIWLFWVLGTWLGIHFGNALSDPKTLGLDMVMGCFLLAMVLGGDRNPRMCLIWSVAAIASLLAYRYLPENSHVIVGTLAGGLAGAVKGEQHHEH; this is encoded by the coding sequence ATGGGCCACACTGACACTGGACTGCATCAACTTGACCGGTCACTGGTTTGGGCAGGCTTTAAGAGCCTCACGCCGATTTCCTTGTTTGTGACCATTTTCGGGGTGGCATTTGGCTTGGCCGCAAAGCAGTCAGGGATGAGCGACTCGCTGGTGATCTCCATGAGTGCCCTGATTTTTTCCGGCTACGCCCAGTTTGCCCTGCTGGATCTGTGGGGTGCCCAGGTACCCCTGGTGGCCATGTTGGTGGCTGCGGTAGCCATCAATGCCCGTCACCTGTTGATGGGCGCGACGCTTTACCCTTGGTTGCGCCACTTGCCGCCGCTGAAACGGTACGGCGTGATGATGGTGGCGTCCGATGCCAACTGGGCCATGTCCATGCAGGCGTTCAGCCGCGGCCAGCCCGGGCTAGGGCTGCTGTTGGGTGGTGGTCTGGCGATTTGGCTGTTCTGGGTGTTGGGCACCTGGCTGGGTATCCACTTCGGCAATGCCCTCAGCGATCCGAAAACGCTGGGGCTGGATATGGTGATGGGGTGTTTCCTGCTTGCCATGGTGCTGGGCGGTGATCGCAACCCGCGCATGTGCCTGATCTGGAGCGTCGCTGCCATTGCCTCACTGCTCGCGTACCGGTATCTGCCCGAGAACAGCCATGTGATCGTCGGCACCCTGGCTGGAGGCTTGGCGGGGGCCGTCAAGGGAGAGCAGCACCATGAGCATTGA
- a CDS encoding LysR family transcriptional regulator: MTYQDLQMDWLKCFVAVVDAGSLSAAAPEVHRSQSAVSMQLKKLEAALQCQLLLRGPRQHQLTPEGQKLLGYARRMLDLHAEAQSAFHGRELTGRIRLGVPDDYAAKYLTPALKRFAPHHGSVEIELNCEQSTALIPRVATGDLDLALVSRDHARQGTLLFHEPMVWVGSPHFEIWRRDPLPIAVYESESLAKRSAINSLALQGRRYRVVYNSSSLAGQIAAVESGIAVAVLTQCSMPPHLEVLGSDQGLGPLEPMEVAVYRSAESKGSEAVSQLHDLLVRTLRQSQTP; encoded by the coding sequence GTGACGTATCAGGATCTGCAAATGGATTGGCTCAAATGCTTTGTGGCGGTGGTCGATGCCGGTTCGCTCTCGGCGGCGGCACCGGAGGTCCACCGGTCCCAGTCGGCGGTGAGCATGCAGTTGAAAAAGCTTGAGGCCGCTTTGCAGTGCCAGCTGCTTTTGCGGGGACCACGACAACACCAGCTCACGCCAGAGGGCCAGAAACTGCTGGGTTATGCCCGGCGAATGCTTGACCTGCATGCCGAGGCCCAATCGGCCTTCCATGGCCGGGAACTCACCGGCCGGATTCGCCTCGGTGTACCGGACGACTACGCTGCCAAATACCTCACACCCGCCCTCAAGCGTTTTGCCCCGCATCACGGCTCGGTGGAAATCGAACTGAACTGTGAACAGTCCACCGCCCTGATTCCCCGGGTGGCCACTGGTGATCTTGATCTCGCCCTGGTTTCCCGGGATCACGCCCGGCAGGGCACCTTGCTCTTCCACGAACCCATGGTCTGGGTCGGCTCACCACACTTTGAAATCTGGCGGCGGGACCCGTTACCCATTGCGGTCTACGAGAGCGAAAGCCTGGCCAAGCGCAGCGCCATCAACTCCCTGGCCTTACAGGGCCGTCGTTACCGGGTGGTCTACAACAGCTCAAGTCTGGCTGGTCAGATCGCTGCGGTTGAAAGCGGGATTGCGGTTGCGGTGCTGACCCAATGCAGCATGCCGCCGCACCTGGAGGTCCTGGGTAGCGACCAGGGGCTGGGCCCACTGGAGCCGATGGAGGTGGCCGTCTATCGGAGCGCGGAGTCCAAGGGCTCCGAAGCGGTCAGCCAGCTCCACGATCTACTGGTGCGCACCCTCAGGCAGTCACAAACCCCGTAG